A genomic region of Staphylococcus roterodami contains the following coding sequences:
- a CDS encoding ABC transporter ATP-binding protein, translated as MIKVTDVEKSYQSAHVFKRRRTPIVKGVSFECPIGATIAIIGESSSGKSTLSRMILGIEKPDKGRVTLNDQPMYKKKVRRHQIGAVFQDYTSSLHPFQTVREILFEVMCQCDGQPKDVMEVQAITLLEEVGLSKAYMDKYPNMLSGGEAQRVAIARAICINPKYILFDEAISSLDMSIQTQILDLLIHLRETRQLSYIFITHDIQAATYLCNQLIIFKNGKIEERISTSALHKSDNAYTRELIEKQLSF; from the coding sequence GTGATTAAAGTTACAGATGTTGAAAAATCATATCAAAGTGCACATGTATTTAAGCGCCGCCGAACACCAATCGTCAAAGGTGTATCATTCGAATGTCCAATAGGGGCAACGATAGCAATCATCGGAGAAAGTAGTAGTGGTAAATCGACTTTAAGCCGTATGATATTAGGTATTGAGAAACCAGACAAAGGTCGCGTGACATTAAATGATCAACCTATGTATAAGAAGAAAGTGAGACGTCATCAAATTGGTGCAGTGTTTCAAGATTATACATCATCATTACATCCATTTCAGACAGTTAGAGAAATCTTATTTGAAGTGATGTGTCAATGTGATGGTCAGCCTAAAGATGTAATGGAAGTTCAAGCTATCACATTGTTAGAAGAAGTCGGGCTATCGAAAGCATATATGGATAAATATCCTAATATGTTATCAGGTGGTGAGGCGCAACGTGTTGCGATTGCACGTGCCATTTGTATTAATCCTAAATATATTTTGTTTGATGAAGCTATTAGTTCGCTCGACATGTCTATTCAAACACAAATACTAGATTTATTGATTCATTTACGAGAAACGCGCCAGCTGAGTTATATTTTTATTACACATGATATTCAAGCTGCGACGTATTTATGTAATCAGTTAATTATTTTTAAAAATGGAAAAATCGAAGAGCGAATTTCAACAAGTGCATTGCATAAAAGTGACAATGCTTATACAAGAGAATTAATAGAAAAACAACTATCATTCTAA
- a CDS encoding ABC transporter ATP-binding protein, giving the protein MTLLTVKHLTITDTWTDQPLVRDVNFTVTKGETLGVIGESGSGKSITCKSIIGLNPERLGVTGEIIFDGTPMLSLSESQLKKYRGKDIAMVMQQGSRAFDPSTTVGKQMFETMKVHTSLSTQEIEKTLIEYMDYLSLKDPKRILKSYPYMLSGGMLQRLMIALALALKPKLIIADEPTTALDTITQYDVLEAFIDIKKHFDCAMIFISHDLTVINKIADRVVVMKNGQLIEQGTRESVLHHPEHVYTKYLLSTKKKINDHFKHVMRGDVCD; this is encoded by the coding sequence ATGACTTTGTTAACAGTTAAACATTTGACGATTACAGACACATGGACAGATCAACCGCTAGTTAGAGATGTTAATTTTACAGTAACTAAAGGTGAAACACTTGGTGTTATAGGTGAAAGTGGTAGCGGTAAATCAATCACTTGTAAGTCGATTATTGGTTTGAATCCCGAACGACTCGGGGTGACAGGTGAAATTATCTTTGATGGTACACCAATGTTGTCACTATCCGAATCGCAACTGAAAAAGTACCGTGGTAAAGATATTGCGATGGTGATGCAGCAAGGTAGTCGTGCATTTGATCCATCGACAACAGTAGGTAAACAAATGTTTGAGACTATGAAAGTACATACGTCATTGTCTACTCAAGAGATTGAAAAGACATTAATTGAATATATGGATTATTTAAGTTTGAAAGATCCTAAACGTATTTTAAAATCATATCCTTATATGTTGTCTGGTGGTATGTTACAGCGATTAATGATTGCTTTAGCGTTAGCTTTGAAACCAAAGTTAATCATTGCTGATGAACCAACAACTGCATTAGATACAATTACACAATATGACGTTTTAGAAGCATTTATAGATATAAAGAAACATTTTGACTGTGCAATGATTTTCATTTCGCATGATTTAACGGTCATTAACAAAATAGCAGACCGTGTCGTTGTGATGAAAAATGGTCAGCTGATTGAACAGGGTACACGTGAATCAGTTTTGCATCATCCAGAACATGTTTATACGAAGTATTTATTATCAACGAAGAAGAAAATTAATGACCATTTTAAACATGTGATGAGGGGTGATGTATGTGATTAA
- a CDS encoding ABC transporter permease, which produces MIILKRLLQDKGAVIALGIIVLYIFLGLAAPLVTFYDPNHIDTANKFAGISFQHLLGTDHLGRDILTRLIYAIRPSLLYVFVALFVSVFIGSILGFLSGYFQGFVDAIIMRACDVMLAFPSYVVTLALIALFGMGAENIIMAFILTRWAWFCRVIRTSVMQYTASDHVKFAKTIGMNDMKIIHKHIMPLTLADIAIISSSSMCSMILQISGFSFLGLGVKAPTAEWGMMLNEARKVMFTHPEMMFAPGIAIVIIVMTFNFLSDSLQVAIDPRISSKEKLRSVKKGVVQ; this is translated from the coding sequence ATGATTATATTAAAACGTTTATTACAAGATAAGGGTGCAGTAATCGCATTAGGCATTATTGTATTATATATATTTTTAGGATTAGCAGCACCACTTGTGACATTTTATGATCCTAACCATATCGATACGGCAAACAAATTTGCAGGTATCAGTTTTCAACATTTATTAGGCACAGACCATTTAGGTAGAGATATTTTAACAAGACTTATTTATGCTATTAGACCAAGTTTGTTATATGTTTTTGTAGCATTATTTGTTTCTGTGTTTATCGGATCTATTTTAGGATTCTTATCAGGATATTTCCAAGGGTTTGTTGATGCAATCATTATGCGTGCGTGTGATGTTATGTTAGCATTCCCAAGTTATGTTGTAACGTTAGCATTAATTGCACTGTTTGGTATGGGTGCTGAAAATATTATTATGGCATTTATATTGACGCGTTGGGCATGGTTCTGCCGTGTTATTCGTACAAGTGTTATGCAATATACGGCTTCAGACCACGTGAAATTTGCTAAAACAATTGGCATGAATGATATGAAAATTATACATAAACATATTATGCCGTTAACGTTAGCGGATATTGCTATTATCTCTAGTAGCTCGATGTGTTCAATGATCTTGCAAATATCTGGCTTTTCATTTTTAGGATTAGGTGTCAAAGCGCCTACTGCAGAGTGGGGCATGATGCTTAATGAAGCCAGAAAAGTAATGTTTACGCATCCTGAAATGATGTTTGCACCTGGTATTGCCATAGTCATTATCGTAATGACATTTAATTTCTTATCGGATTCATTACAAGTTGCCATTGATCCCCGCATCTCTTCTAAAGAGAAACTTCGTTCTGTGAAAAAAGGAGTGGTGCAATAA
- a CDS encoding ABC transporter permease: MFKFILKRIALMFPLVIVVSFMTFLLTYITNENPAVTILHAQGTPNVTPELIAETNEKYGFNDPLLIQYKNWLIEAMQFNFGTSYITGDPVAERIGPAFMNTLKLTIISSVMVMITSIILGVVSALKRGKFTDRAIRSVAFFLTALPSYWIASILIIYVSVKLNILPTSGLTGPESYILPVIVITIAYAGIYFRNVRRSMVEQLNEDYVLYLRASGVKSITLMLHVLRNALQVAVSIFCMSIPMIMGGLVVIEYIFAWPGLGQLSLKAILEHDFPVIQAYVLIVAVLFIVFNTLADIINALLNPRLREGAR; encoded by the coding sequence ATGTTCAAATTTATCTTAAAACGTATTGCGCTCATGTTTCCATTAGTGATTGTAGTAAGTTTTATGACATTTCTATTGACGTATATTACAAATGAAAATCCAGCTGTGACAATTTTACATGCACAAGGGACACCAAATGTAACACCAGAGTTGATTGCCGAAACGAACGAAAAGTATGGTTTCAATGATCCATTATTAATTCAATATAAAAACTGGTTAATTGAAGCGATGCAGTTTAACTTTGGCACTAGCTACATTACAGGTGACCCTGTTGCTGAACGCATTGGCCCAGCATTTATGAATACATTGAAATTAACAATAATTTCAAGTGTTATGGTAATGATTACATCGATTATATTAGGTGTAGTTAGTGCATTAAAAAGAGGAAAGTTCACTGATCGTGCGATACGTTCAGTGGCTTTCTTTCTAACTGCATTACCATCATATTGGATAGCTTCAATACTTATTATTTACGTATCAGTGAAGTTAAACATATTGCCGACTTCTGGATTAACAGGTCCAGAAAGTTACATATTGCCAGTGATTGTTATTACGATTGCTTATGCTGGTATTTACTTTAGAAATGTTAGACGTTCAATGGTGGAACAATTAAATGAAGACTATGTACTTTATTTAAGAGCTAGTGGTGTGAAATCAATCACATTAATGCTACATGTGTTGCGTAATGCTTTACAAGTTGCGGTATCAATCTTTTGTATGTCTATACCAATGATTATGGGTGGACTTGTAGTTATCGAGTATATATTTGCTTGGCCTGGTCTAGGTCAATTAAGTTTAAAAGCGATACTAGAACACGACTTCCCAGTTATTCAAGCATATGTATTAATTGTAGCGGTATTATTTATCGTATTTAATACATTGGCAGATATCATTAATGCGCTATTAAATCCAAGATTAAGGGAGGGCGCACGATGA
- the cntA gene encoding staphylopine-dependent metal ABC transporter substrate-binding protein CntA, with protein sequence MRKLTKMSAMLLASGIILTGCGGNKGLEEKKENKQLTYTTVKDIGDMNPHVYGGSMSAESMIYEPLVRNTKDGIKPLLAKKWDISEDGKTYTFHLRDDVKFHDGTPFDADAVKKNIDAVQQNKKLHSWLKISTLIDNVKVKDKYTVELSLKEAYQPALAELAMPRPYVFVSPKDFKNGTTKDGVKKFDGTGPFKLGEHKKDESADFNKNDQYWGEKSKLNKVQAKVMPAGETAFLSMKKGETNFAFTDDRGTDSLDKDSLKQLKDTGDYQVKRSQPMNTKMLVVNSGKKDNAVSDKTVRQAIGHMVNRDKIAKEILDGQEKPATQLFAKNVTDINFDMPTRKYDLKKAESLLDEAGWKKGKDSDVRQKDGKNLEMAMYYDKGSSSQKEQAEYLQAEFKKMGIKLNINGETSDKIAERRTSGDYDLMFNQTWGLLYDPQSTIAAFKAKNGYESATSGIENKDKIYNSIDDAFKIQNGKERSDAYKNILKQIDDEGIFIPISHGSMTVVAPKDLEKVSFTQSQYELPFNEMQYK encoded by the coding sequence ATGAGAAAACTAACTAAAATGAGTGCGATGTTACTTGCATCAGGGATAATTTTAACTGGCTGTGGTGGTAATAAAGGCTTAGAAGAAAAGAAAGAGAATAAGCAATTAACGTATACAACGGTTAAAGATATCGGGGATATGAATCCGCATGTTTACGGTGGATCTATGTCTGCTGAAAGTATGATTTATGAGCCACTTGTACGTAACACAAAAGATGGTATCAAACCGTTACTAGCTAAAAAATGGGATATTTCTGAAGATGGGAAGACATATACATTCCATTTAAGAGATGATGTGAAATTCCATGATGGAACACCATTTGATGCTGATGCAGTTAAGAAAAATATTGATGCGGTTCAACAAAATAAAAAACTGCATTCTTGGTTAAAGATTTCAACATTGATTGATAATGTAAAAGTTAAAGATAAGTACACGGTTGAATTGAGTTTGAAAGAAGCATATCAACCAGCATTAGCTGAACTAGCGATGCCTCGTCCTTATGTATTTGTGTCTCCAAAAGACTTTAAAAACGGTACAACGAAAGATGGCGTTAAAAAGTTCGATGGTACAGGTCCATTTAAATTAGGTGAACATAAAAAAGACGAGTCTGCAGACTTTAACAAAAACGATCAATATTGGGGCGAAAAATCTAAGCTTAATAAAGTACAAGCTAAAGTGATGCCTGCTGGTGAAACAGCATTCCTATCTATGAAAAAAGGTGAAACAAACTTTGCCTTTACTGACGATAGAGGTACAGATAGCTTAGACAAAGACTCTTTAAAACAATTGAAAGATACAGGTGACTATCAAGTTAAGCGTAGTCAACCTATGAATACAAAAATGTTAGTTGTCAATTCTGGTAAAAAAGATAACGCTGTTAGTGACAAAACAGTCAGACAAGCGATTGGTCATATGGTAAACAGAGATAAAATTGCCAAAGAAATTTTAGATGGCCAAGAAAAACCAGCAACTCAATTATTTGCGAAAAATGTAACAGACATTAATTTCGATATGCCAACACGTAAGTATGACCTTAAAAAAGCAGAATCATTATTAGATGAAGCTGGTTGGAAGAAAGGTAAAGACAGCGATGTTCGTCAAAAAGATGGTAAAAACCTTGAAATGGCAATGTACTATGACAAAGGTTCTTCAAGTCAAAAAGAACAAGCTGAATACTTACAAGCAGAATTTAAAAAAATGGGTATTAAACTAAACATCAATGGCGAAACATCAGATAAAATTGCTGAACGTCGTACTTCTGGTGATTATGACTTAATGTTCAACCAAACTTGGGGATTATTGTACGATCCACAAAGTACGATTGCAGCATTTAAAGCGAAAAACGGTTATGAAAGTGCAACATCAGGAATTGAGAACAAAGATAAAATATACAACAGCATTGATGACGCATTTAAAATCCAAAATGGTAAAGAACGTTCAGACGCTTATAAAAACATCTTGAAACAAATTGATGATGAAGGTATCTTTATCCCTATTTCTCACGGTAGCATGACAGTTGTTGCACCGAAAGATTTAGAAAAAGTATCATTCACACAATCACAGTATGAATTACCATTCAATGAAATGCAGTATAAATAA
- the cntM gene encoding staphylopine dehydrogenase CntM yields the protein MSKLLMIGTGPVAIQLANICYLKSDYEIDMVGRASTSEKSKRLYRAYKKEKRFEVKVQNEAHRHLEGNFDINRLYKDVINVKGEYDTIVMACTADAYYDTLQQLSLETLQSVKHVILISPTFGSQMIVEQFMSKFNKDIEVISFSTYLGDTRILDKEVPNHVLTTGVKKKLYMGTTHPNSTMCQHINALSEQLNIQLEVVESPLHAETRNSSLYVHPPLFMNDFSLKAIFEGTDVPVYVYKLFPEGPITMTLIREMRLMWKEMMAILQAFRVPSVNLLQFMVKENYPVRSETLDEGDIEHFEILPDILQEYLLYVRYTAILIDPFSQPDEQGHYFDFSAVPFKQVYKNEQDVVQIPRMPSEDYYRTAMIQHIGKMLGIKTPMIDQFLTRYEASCQAYKDMHQDQQLSSQFNTNLFEEDKALVTKFLEINRTLSY from the coding sequence ATGTCTAAATTATTAATGATAGGCACTGGTCCGGTCGCAATCCAATTAGCGAATATTTGCTATTTAAAATCAGATTATGAGATTGATATGGTTGGACGTGCCTCAACATCAGAAAAATCAAAACGCTTATATAGAGCGTATAAAAAAGAAAAGCGATTTGAAGTTAAAGTACAAAACGAGGCGCATAGACACTTAGAAGGTAACTTTGATATTAATCGCTTATATAAAGATGTAATAAATGTAAAAGGTGAATACGACACGATTGTAATGGCATGCACAGCAGATGCATACTATGACACTTTACAACAATTGTCATTAGAAACATTGCAGAGTGTGAAACATGTCATTTTAATATCACCGACATTTGGTTCGCAAATGATTGTCGAACAATTTATGTCTAAATTTAATAAAGATATCGAGGTTATTTCATTTTCAACGTATCTTGGGGATACACGTATTCTCGATAAAGAAGTGCCAAACCACGTTTTGACAACTGGTGTGAAAAAGAAACTTTATATGGGAACGACACATCCAAACTCAACGATGTGTCAACATATCAATGCACTATCTGAGCAATTGAATATTCAATTAGAAGTAGTTGAATCGCCACTGCATGCAGAAACACGAAACAGTTCTCTATATGTACATCCGCCATTATTTATGAATGATTTTTCATTGAAAGCCATTTTCGAAGGAACGGATGTACCGGTTTATGTGTATAAGTTATTTCCTGAAGGACCGATAACGATGACACTAATCCGTGAAATGCGTTTAATGTGGAAGGAAATGATGGCTATTTTACAAGCCTTTAGAGTGCCGTCAGTCAACCTGCTTCAATTTATGGTGAAAGAGAATTATCCAGTACGTTCTGAAACTTTGGATGAAGGTGATATTGAGCATTTCGAAATCTTGCCAGATATTTTACAAGAGTATCTGCTTTATGTAAGATATACCGCAATCCTCATTGATCCATTTTCACAGCCGGATGAACAAGGACATTACTTTGATTTTTCAGCGGTACCATTTAAGCAAGTCTATAAAAATGAACAGGATGTTGTTCAAATTCCAAGAATGCCAAGTGAAGACTACTACAGAACAGCGATGATTCAGCATATTGGGAAAATGCTAGGTATCAAAACGCCAATGATTGATCAGTTCCTAACACGTTATGAAGCAAGTTGTCAGGCGTACAAAGATATGCATCAAGATCAACAGTTATCTTCGCAATTTAATACAAACTTATTTGAAGAGGATAAGGCGCTCGTCACAAAATTTTTGGAAATCAATAGAACGCTTTCATACTAA
- the cntL gene encoding D-histidine (S)-2-aminobutanoyltransferase CntL, with product MNNFNNEIKLILQQYLEKFEAHYERVLQDDQYIEALETLMDDYSEFILNPIYEQQFNAWLDVEEKAQLIKSLQHITAQCVKQVEIIRARRLLDGQASTTGYFDNIEHCIDEEFGQCSIASNDKLLLVGSGAYPMTLIQVAKETGASVIGIDIDPQAVDLGRRIVNVLAPNEDITITDQKVSELKDIKDVTHIIFSSTIPIKYSILEELYDLTNENVVVAMRFGDGIKALFNYPSQETSEDKWQCVNKHMRPQQIFDIALYKKAAIKVGITDV from the coding sequence ATGAATAACTTTAATAATGAAATCAAATTGATATTACAACAATATTTGGAAAAGTTTGAAGCGCATTACGAGCGTGTATTACAAGACGATCAATACATCGAAGCATTAGAAACATTGATGGATGACTATAGTGAATTTATTTTAAATCCTATTTATGAACAACAATTTAATGCTTGGCTTGACGTTGAAGAAAAAGCGCAATTAATAAAATCACTTCAACACATTACAGCTCAATGTGTAAAACAAGTCGAGATAATTAGAGCAAGACGTCTATTAGACGGACAGGCGTCTACCACAGGTTACTTTGACAATATAGAACATTGTATTGATGAAGAGTTTGGACAATGTAGTATAGCTAGCAATGACAAATTATTGTTAGTTGGTTCAGGTGCATATCCAATGACGTTAATTCAAGTAGCAAAAGAAACAGGTGCTTCAGTTATCGGCATTGATATTGATCCACAAGCCGTTGACTTAGGACGCAGAATCGTTAATGTCTTAGCACCAAATGAAGATATAACAATTACGGATCAAAAGGTATCTGAGCTTAAAGATATCAAAGATGTGACGCATATTATTTTTAGCTCTACAATTCCGATAAAGTATAGCATTTTAGAGGAATTATATGATTTAACTAATGAAAATGTTGTAGTAGCAATGCGCTTTGGTGATGGCATCAAAGCACTATTTAATTATCCGTCACAAGAAACATCGGAAGATAAGTGGCAATGTGTGAATAAACACATGAGGCCACAGCAAATTTTTGATATAGCACTTTATAAAAAAGCAGCTATAAAGGTAGGTATTACGGATGTCTAA
- the cntK gene encoding histidine racemase CntK, which produces MNRQVIEFSKYNPSGNMTILVHSKHDASEYASIANQLMAATHVCCEQVGFIESTQNDDGNDFHLVMSGNEFCGNATMSYIHHLQESHLLKDQQFKVKVSGCSDLVQCAIHDCQYYEVQMPQAHRVVPTTINMGNHSWKAIEIIYETYVHYVIPVNQVTTEIQHLVETFVREQQWTDKYKTVGIMLFDEQRQFLQPLIYIPEIQSLIWENSCGSGTASIGVFNNYKRNDACKDFTVHQPGGSILVTSKQCHQLGYQTSIKGQVTTVATGKAYIE; this is translated from the coding sequence ATGAATCGGCAGGTTATAGAATTTTCTAAGTATAATCCTTCGGGGAATATGACGATACTTGTTCATTCAAAACATGATGCTAGTGAATATGCATCAATCGCCAATCAGTTAATGGCCGCAACACATGTATGTTGTGAACAGGTAGGCTTTATAGAATCAACACAAAATGATGATGGCAATGATTTCCATCTAGTTATGAGCGGTAATGAATTTTGCGGTAATGCGACGATGTCATATATACATCATTTGCAGGAAAGTCATTTGCTTAAAGACCAACAGTTTAAGGTGAAGGTATCTGGCTGTTCGGATTTAGTGCAATGCGCAATTCATGATTGCCAATACTATGAAGTTCAAATGCCACAAGCCCATCGTGTTGTGCCAACAACAATTAACATGGGTAATCATTCATGGAAAGCAATAGAAATTATTTATGAAACATATGTACATTATGTGATTCCAGTTAATCAAGTAACAACAGAAATTCAACATTTAGTTGAAACGTTTGTACGTGAACAACAATGGACTGACAAATATAAAACAGTAGGTATAATGCTTTTTGATGAACAACGTCAATTTTTACAGCCATTAATCTATATACCAGAAATTCAAAGTTTAATTTGGGAAAATAGCTGTGGTTCTGGTACAGCATCAATTGGGGTTTTTAATAATTATAAACGTAATGACGCATGCAAAGATTTTACAGTACATCAGCCAGGGGGCAGCATTTTAGTGACATCAAAGCAATGTCATCAATTGGGATATCAAACTTCAATTAAAGGACAGGTTACAACTGTAGCTACAGGAAAAGCATATATAGAATAA